AGCAATAGCAGAAGTTTCAGATAAAGAAGTTGTGCTAAGTGAAGACACAAAGTTTGCAACTCTTGGACTAGATTCATACGATGCCATGAGTTTTATCGCCAGACTTAAAGAAGACTTTGAAGATCTACCTGTTACGATCTTCTTACAGTGCCAAACAACAACAGACTTAATAAAATACTTAGAAAATAATCATAAAGAAGAGATGGAAGAACTATGGAAACAAGATTAGTAGAAAGACTGCAAAGACTTAATAAACAATCTGTGGACCGTGCTTTCACTGTAGAAGCTCTTGATTGGACAAAGCCAATTGATAAGAGTTTAAAGTGGACACCAGATGAGATGATTACAATCTCATATCTTCCTAGTTATGACTTATTAACTGATGCTCAAAAGCTTCGCTTTAACCAATTAATTGGCCTTTCAATTTGCGAGCAATTTATATGGTTTGAAAATGTACTTCTCAATCCAGCTCTTAGAAGCTGT
This sequence is a window from Halobacteriovorax vibrionivorans. Protein-coding genes within it:
- a CDS encoding acyl carrier protein; the protein is MAQKLLTYLNEAIAEVSDKEVVLSEDTKFATLGLDSYDAMSFIARLKEDFEDLPVTIFLQCQTTTDLIKYLENNHKEEMEELWKQD